One Solanum lycopersicum chromosome 4, SLM_r2.1 DNA window includes the following coding sequences:
- the LeVP3 gene encoding pyrophosphate-energized membrane proton pump 3-like isoform X2 produces the protein MALLLGLAILGIYLFRNITPQQESSGLGRVTSAYITVAAFLFGALCSGVAGYVGMWVSVRANVRVSSAARRSAREALQIAVRAGGFSALVVVGMAVMGVAILYAILYVWFGVDSTGTMKATDLPLLLVGYGFGASFVALFAQLGGGIFTKAADVGADLVGKVEQGIPEDDPRNPAVIADLVGDNVGDCAARGADLFESIAAEIISAMILGGTMAQRCKIEDPSGFILFPLVVHSFDLVISSVGIFSIRNKRDSGVIGTIEDPMKTLEKGYSVTIFLAVLTFGLSTRWLLYTEQAPTAWLNFALCGLVGIVTAYVFVWISKYYTDYKYEPVRTLALASSTGHGTNIIAGVSLGLESTALPVLVISLAIVSAFWLGRTSGLTDEAGNPTGGLFGTAVATMGMLSTAAYVLTMDMFGPIADNAGGIVEMSQQPESVREITDVLDAVGNTTKATTKGFAIGSAALASFLLFSAYMDEVAAFAQEPFKQVDIAIPEVFVGGLLGSMLIFLFSAWACAAVGRTAQEVVNEVRRQFIERPGIMDYKEKPDYGRCVSIVASASLKEMIKPGALAIISPTVAGVIFRILGYYTGHPLLGAKVVASMLMFATVSGILMALFLNTAGGAWDNAKKYIETGALGGKGSDTHKAAVTGDTVGDPFKDTAGPSLHVLIKMLATITLVMAPIFL, from the exons ATGGCACTATTGCTCGGACTGGCTATACTAGGCATCTATTTATTTCGTAATATAACTCCTCAGCAAGAATCGTCTGGCTTAGGCAG GGTAACATCTGCTTATATTACGGTCGCTGCATTTCTCTTTGGGGCTCTATGTTCTGGTGTTGCTGGGTATGTTGGCATGTGGGTGTCAGTACGTGCAAATGTTCGAGTATCCAGTGCAGCAAGACGGTCAGCTCGCGAGGCGTTGCAG ATAGCTGTTCGTGCTGGTGGATTTTCAGCATTGGTGGTTGTTGGTATGGCTGTAATGGGTGTTGCTATCCTGTATGCAATTTTGTATGTGTGGTTTGGGGTGGATTCGACTGGTACAATGAAGGCAACCGATT TGCCTCTTCTACTAGTTGGGTATGGTTTTGGAGCTTCATTTGTTGCCCTTTTTGCTCAGTTGGGTGGTGGAATATTCACAAAGGCTGCTGATGTTGGAGCTGATCTTGTTGGAAAAGTAGAGCAGGGTATACCTGAAGATGACCCACGAAACCCTGCTGTAATTGCAGATCTG GTAGGAGACAATGTTGGCGACTGTGCTGCTCGAGGTGCAGATCTTTTCGAAAGTATAGCTGCGGAGATTATTAGTGCGATGATACTTGGAGGAACCATGGCTCAACGCTGCAAAATTGAAG ATCCATCCGGCTTTATTCTGTTTCCTCTTGTTGTTCATTCATTTGACCTGGTTATATCATCAGTTGGCATATTCTCTATTCGGAACAAAAGGGATTCTGGAGTAATTGGAACTATAGAGGATCCCATGAAAACTCTTGAAAAGGGTTACTCAGTGACTATATTTTTAGCTGTTCTGACATTTGGTTTG TCAACACGGTGGTTGCTATATACGGAACAGGCTCCTACTGCTTGGTTGAATTTTGCTTTATGTGGTCTGGTTGGAATTGTTACTGCTTATGTCTTTGTTTGGATATCAAAGTACTACACTGACTACAAATACGAGCCCGTGCGTACCTTAGCCCTTGCTAGCTCTACTGGTCATGGAACAAACATAATTGCGGGTGTTAGTTTGGGTCTGGAATCCACAGCTCTACCTGTCCTTGTCATAAGCTTGGCTATTGTTTCTGCTTTCTGGCTTGGTCGCACGTCAGGATTAACAGACGAAGCTGGAAATCCAACTGGGGGGTTGTTTGGCACTGCTGTAGCAACTATGGGAATGCTTAGTACGGCTGCGTATGTTCTCACCATGGATATGTTTGGTCCAATAGCTGATAATGCTGGTGGGATTGTTGAGATGAGCCAACAG CCTGAAAGTGTTCGTGAGATAACTGATGTTCTTGATGCTGTTGGAAACACTACTAAAGCTACAACCAAGGGATTTGCAATTGGATCTGCAGCACTTGCATCATTTCTTCTGTTCAGTGCCTATATGGATGAGGTAGCTGCATTTGCTCAAGAACCCTTCAAGCAG GTTGACATAGCGATACCTGAAGTATTTGTTGGTGGTTTACTGGGTTCTATGCTCATCTTTCTGTTCAGTGCTTGGGCGTGTGCAGCTGTTGGTCGAACTGCTCAGGAAGTAGTCAATGAAGTAAGAAGACAGTTTATTGAGAGGCCTGGGATCATG GATTATAAGGAGAAGCCAGATTATGGTCGATGTGTGTCCATTGTTGCATCTGCGTCTTTGAAGGAGATGATTAAACCTGGAGCCCTGGCTATCATATCCCCCACAGTTGCTG GTGTTATTTTCCGCATTTTGGGCTACTACACAGGGCATCCTCTTCTTGGGGCTAAAGTTGTAGCTTCCATGTTGATGTTTGCCACGGTTTCTGGTATCCTTATGGCTCTTTTCCTCAACACTGCTGGTGGAGCCTGGGATAATGCAAAGAAATACATAGAAACAGGTGCTCTTGGAGGCAAGGGGAGTGACACCCACAAAGCAGCAGTTACTGGAGACAC GGTAGGAGACCCATTCAAAGATACAGCTGGACCTTCTCTCCATGTACTAATCAAAATGCTTGCTACAATAACTCTTGTGATGGCTCCTATCTTTCTGTGA
- the LeVP3 gene encoding pyrophosphate-energized membrane proton pump 3-like isoform X1 has protein sequence MDDEMEGGNLGPYQERPRTFPSMKSKAYAPWIFRVLVRINSRILLMLLLVCFGAIFYIGASTSPILVFVFSVCIISFFVSIYLTKWVLAKDEGPPEMSEISDAIRDGAEGFFRTQYGTISKMALLLGLAILGIYLFRNITPQQESSGLGRVTSAYITVAAFLFGALCSGVAGYVGMWVSVRANVRVSSAARRSAREALQIAVRAGGFSALVVVGMAVMGVAILYAILYVWFGVDSTGTMKATDLPLLLVGYGFGASFVALFAQLGGGIFTKAADVGADLVGKVEQGIPEDDPRNPAVIADLVGDNVGDCAARGADLFESIAAEIISAMILGGTMAQRCKIEDPSGFILFPLVVHSFDLVISSVGIFSIRNKRDSGVIGTIEDPMKTLEKGYSVTIFLAVLTFGLSTRWLLYTEQAPTAWLNFALCGLVGIVTAYVFVWISKYYTDYKYEPVRTLALASSTGHGTNIIAGVSLGLESTALPVLVISLAIVSAFWLGRTSGLTDEAGNPTGGLFGTAVATMGMLSTAAYVLTMDMFGPIADNAGGIVEMSQQPESVREITDVLDAVGNTTKATTKGFAIGSAALASFLLFSAYMDEVAAFAQEPFKQVDIAIPEVFVGGLLGSMLIFLFSAWACAAVGRTAQEVVNEVRRQFIERPGIMDYKEKPDYGRCVSIVASASLKEMIKPGALAIISPTVAGVIFRILGYYTGHPLLGAKVVASMLMFATVSGILMALFLNTAGGAWDNAKKYIETGALGGKGSDTHKAAVTGDTVGDPFKDTAGPSLHVLIKMLATITLVMAPIFL, from the exons ATGGATGATGAAATGGAAGGAGGGAACTTGGGTCCTTACCAGGAGAGACCAAGGACATTCCCTAGCATGAAGAGCAAGGCTTATGCACCATGG ATATTTCGTGTTCTCGTGAGGATAAACTCGCGCATTCTTTTGATGCTCCTGCTTGTTTGTTTTGGAGCTATCTTTTACATTGGTGCAAGTACCTCGCCCATCCTTGTGTTTGTGTTTTCAGTTTGTATCATCAGCTTTTTCGTGTCGATTTATCTTACTAAGTGGGTGCTGGCAAAGGATGAGGGACCACCTGAGATGTCCGAG ATATCAGATGCAATACGTGATGGAGCTGAAGGTTTCTTCAGAACTCAGTATGGGACCATCTCCAAGATGGCACTATTGCTCGGACTGGCTATACTAGGCATCTATTTATTTCGTAATATAACTCCTCAGCAAGAATCGTCTGGCTTAGGCAG GGTAACATCTGCTTATATTACGGTCGCTGCATTTCTCTTTGGGGCTCTATGTTCTGGTGTTGCTGGGTATGTTGGCATGTGGGTGTCAGTACGTGCAAATGTTCGAGTATCCAGTGCAGCAAGACGGTCAGCTCGCGAGGCGTTGCAG ATAGCTGTTCGTGCTGGTGGATTTTCAGCATTGGTGGTTGTTGGTATGGCTGTAATGGGTGTTGCTATCCTGTATGCAATTTTGTATGTGTGGTTTGGGGTGGATTCGACTGGTACAATGAAGGCAACCGATT TGCCTCTTCTACTAGTTGGGTATGGTTTTGGAGCTTCATTTGTTGCCCTTTTTGCTCAGTTGGGTGGTGGAATATTCACAAAGGCTGCTGATGTTGGAGCTGATCTTGTTGGAAAAGTAGAGCAGGGTATACCTGAAGATGACCCACGAAACCCTGCTGTAATTGCAGATCTG GTAGGAGACAATGTTGGCGACTGTGCTGCTCGAGGTGCAGATCTTTTCGAAAGTATAGCTGCGGAGATTATTAGTGCGATGATACTTGGAGGAACCATGGCTCAACGCTGCAAAATTGAAG ATCCATCCGGCTTTATTCTGTTTCCTCTTGTTGTTCATTCATTTGACCTGGTTATATCATCAGTTGGCATATTCTCTATTCGGAACAAAAGGGATTCTGGAGTAATTGGAACTATAGAGGATCCCATGAAAACTCTTGAAAAGGGTTACTCAGTGACTATATTTTTAGCTGTTCTGACATTTGGTTTG TCAACACGGTGGTTGCTATATACGGAACAGGCTCCTACTGCTTGGTTGAATTTTGCTTTATGTGGTCTGGTTGGAATTGTTACTGCTTATGTCTTTGTTTGGATATCAAAGTACTACACTGACTACAAATACGAGCCCGTGCGTACCTTAGCCCTTGCTAGCTCTACTGGTCATGGAACAAACATAATTGCGGGTGTTAGTTTGGGTCTGGAATCCACAGCTCTACCTGTCCTTGTCATAAGCTTGGCTATTGTTTCTGCTTTCTGGCTTGGTCGCACGTCAGGATTAACAGACGAAGCTGGAAATCCAACTGGGGGGTTGTTTGGCACTGCTGTAGCAACTATGGGAATGCTTAGTACGGCTGCGTATGTTCTCACCATGGATATGTTTGGTCCAATAGCTGATAATGCTGGTGGGATTGTTGAGATGAGCCAACAG CCTGAAAGTGTTCGTGAGATAACTGATGTTCTTGATGCTGTTGGAAACACTACTAAAGCTACAACCAAGGGATTTGCAATTGGATCTGCAGCACTTGCATCATTTCTTCTGTTCAGTGCCTATATGGATGAGGTAGCTGCATTTGCTCAAGAACCCTTCAAGCAG GTTGACATAGCGATACCTGAAGTATTTGTTGGTGGTTTACTGGGTTCTATGCTCATCTTTCTGTTCAGTGCTTGGGCGTGTGCAGCTGTTGGTCGAACTGCTCAGGAAGTAGTCAATGAAGTAAGAAGACAGTTTATTGAGAGGCCTGGGATCATG GATTATAAGGAGAAGCCAGATTATGGTCGATGTGTGTCCATTGTTGCATCTGCGTCTTTGAAGGAGATGATTAAACCTGGAGCCCTGGCTATCATATCCCCCACAGTTGCTG GTGTTATTTTCCGCATTTTGGGCTACTACACAGGGCATCCTCTTCTTGGGGCTAAAGTTGTAGCTTCCATGTTGATGTTTGCCACGGTTTCTGGTATCCTTATGGCTCTTTTCCTCAACACTGCTGGTGGAGCCTGGGATAATGCAAAGAAATACATAGAAACAGGTGCTCTTGGAGGCAAGGGGAGTGACACCCACAAAGCAGCAGTTACTGGAGACAC GGTAGGAGACCCATTCAAAGATACAGCTGGACCTTCTCTCCATGTACTAATCAAAATGCTTGCTACAATAACTCTTGTGATGGCTCCTATCTTTCTGTGA
- the LOC101253377 gene encoding peroxidase 12 precursor → MVSTTLSSFLLVLVLSFFVSEAQRPALTKGLSWSFYQSSCPQLESIIRNRLQKQIKDDVGQAAGLLRLHFHDCFVQGCDGSVLLDGSAGGPSEQTAIPNLTLRKRSFKIIDDLRKRIQDECGQVVSCSDIVAIAARDSVVLTGGPNYDVPLGRKDGVNFATEQATIDNLVAPSANTTTVLSLLATKGLDATDAVALSGAHTIGISHCPSFTDRLYPNQDSTMDKTFANNLKGSCPTADSNNTVNMDIRSPNVFDNKYYVDLMNRQGLFTSDQDLYTDRRTRGIVTSFAVNQSLFYEKFVIGMIKMGQMNVLTGGQGEIRNRCDRRNKAKKVDIATVVEELEETFSALF, encoded by the exons ATGGTGTCAACTACTCTATCAAGTTTTCTACTTgttcttgttctttctttctttgtctCAGAAGCTCAAAGGCCTGCTTTAACTAAAGGTCTTTCATGGTCATTTTATCAATCTAGTTGTCCTCAACTTGAATCCATTATTAGAAACAGGCTTCAAAAACAAATCAAGGATGATGTTGGCCAAGCTGCTGGCTTACTTCGTCTTCATTTCCACGATTGCTTTGTTCag GGGTGTGATGGTTCAGTGTTGCTAGATGGATCAGCAGGAGGGCCAAGTGAGCAAACTGCAATTCCAAATTTGACCCTAAGAAAAAGGTCATTCAAGATAATTGATGATCTTAGAAAAAGGATCCAAGATGAATGTGGTCAAGTTGTGTCTTGCTCTGATATTGTTGCCATTGCTGCTAGGGACTCTGTTGTCTTG ACGGGTGGGCCCAACTACGATGTACCCTTAGGAAGAAAGGACGGAGTCAACTTTGCAACGGAGCAAGCGACAATTGACAACCTAGTCGCACCCTCTGCCAACACCACAACCGTCCTCTCTCTCCTCGCAACCAAAGGCCTCGATGCGACCGATGCGGTTGCGTTATCTGGGGCCCACACTATTGGTATCAGCCACTGTCCTTCCTTCACCGACCGTCTCTACCCAAACCAAGACTCCACTATGGACAAGACATTTGCTAACAATCTTAAAGGTAGTTGTCCCACGGCTGACTCGAACAACACGGTCAACATGGACATTCGTAGCCCTAACGTTTTCGACAACAAGTACTACGTTGATCTCATGAATAGACAAGGGCTTTTTACGTCCGATCAAGATTTGTATACGGATCGAAGAACACGAGGGATTGTAACGAGCTTTGCGGTGAATCAATCGttgttttatgaaaaatttgttattGGTATGATAAAAATGGGACAAATGAATGTGTTGACTGGTGGACAAGGTGAAATTAGGAATAGGTGTGATAGGAGGAATAAGGCTAAAAAGGTTGATATTGCTACTGTTGTTGAAGAATTGGAGGAAACTTTTTCTGCTttgttttaa